A DNA window from Theobroma cacao cultivar B97-61/B2 chromosome 5, Criollo_cocoa_genome_V2, whole genome shotgun sequence contains the following coding sequences:
- the LOC18598420 gene encoding trafficking protein particle complex subunit 8 isoform X3, whose protein sequence is MWSDPPQVNDLLSRPESEILPSWFQFFNEELVRTLSFSDHEAFDHPVACLLVVSSRDEEPINRFVDLFNTNKLPSLLNDGAMDPKILKHYLLVHDNQDGASEKATKLLTEMKSTFGPNDCQLLCINSSQDRQIHHQENPWAPFKSDALPTENLGCFLNFDDFNEIKDLMQELSSKHIIPYMEQKIRVLNQQVSATRKGFRNQIKNLWWRKGKEDASDSPNGPVYTFSSVESQIRILGDYAFMLRDYELALSNYRLISTDYKLDKAWKRYAGVQEMMGLTYFLLDQSRKEAEYCMENAFNTYLKLGSAGQQNATRCGLWWVEMLKTRDQIKEAATVYFRICSEDPLHSAVMLEQASFCYLLSKPPMLHKYGFHLVLSGDHYKKCDQVSQSLKYCDNVPNSRSSNILQCFHLQIKHAIRTYRSAVSVYKGTTWSLIKDHVHFHIGQWYAFLGMYDVAVTHMLELLACSHQSKTTQELFLRDFLQIVQKTGKTFEVLKLQLPAINISSLKVIFEDHRTYASAAAASVKESVWHSLEEDMIPSLSTAKSNWLELQSKLMPKKYKESNICVAGEAIKVDVEFKNPLQISISILSVSLICELSANLEEMNSDGNGSNIELQNDENKTSTSTRDIDSSSILSEVDLSLEGGETTLVQLTVTPRVEGILKIVGVKWKLSSSVVGFHNFESNSLNKNVAKGRRKAKYSPDNYLKFIVIKSLPKLEGIIHSLPEKTYVGDLRHLVLELSNRSKFPVKNLKMKISNPRFLNAGNQRELNVEFPACLGKKTNVVQSGGHSNINKVLQNVFLFPENISVQEETSLSWPLWFRAAVPGNISLYVTIYYEMEDVSSIMKYRTLRMHYNLQVSPSLDVSFELSPCPSRLQEFLLRMDVVNKTSSECFQVHQLSSVGKQWEISLLQPVDSILPSQSLFAGQALSCFFKLKDRRKSSTSEDSIPSPSLLLQSDVRLGPQGNSEALFDVYSSPLADFHNSERLHQGMPLQGNEYKVDFVFISQLLKGNIDSGAPNTPLLISHHACHCSLSSMSSISWLVDGPQTVQHNFSGSLCEVNLRMMITNSSDAVASVRISTFDSPSSSIQSSDASAPQPGLPPEIQAGWCDIPVVNDMKVITSDALATRFTKSVSLESVSQFIWSGSSSTKLRLQPRSTAEIPLQISVFAPGIYDLSNYVLNWNLMPSSEEEKQGEASKSSGVCQGYPYYLTVVQST, encoded by the exons ATGTGGTCAGACCCACCTCAAGTTAATGATCTTCTCTCTA GGCCTGAATCTGAAATTTTACCATCATGGTTTCAGTTTTTTAACGAAGAGCTTGTACGTACGTTGTCTTTTTCAGACCATGAAGCTTTTGATCATCCTGTGGCAT GCCTTTTGGTTGTTTCTTCTAGGGATGAGGAACCCATAAACAGATTTGTAGACCTTTTTAATACCAACAAATTACCCTCTCTTCTTAATGACGGTGCAATGGACCCAAAGATTTTGAAGCATTACTTACTGGTGCATGATAATCAAGATGGTGCTTCAGAGAA GGCTACTAAACTTTTGACTGAGATGAAAAGTACATTTGGCCCAAATGACTGTCAATTACTTTGTATTAATTCTTCTCAAGATAGGCAGATCCATCATCAGGAGAACCCTTGGGCTCCTTTT AAATCTGATGCTTTACCTACTGAAAATCTTGGTTGTTTCCTCAATTTTGATGACTTTAATGAG ATAAAAGATCTCATGCAAGAATTATCATCTAAACACATCATTCCTTACATGGAACAAAAGATACGTGTATTGAACCAACAG GTTTCTGCCACAAGGAAAGGTTTTAggaatcaaattaaaaacttatGGTGGAGGAAAGGGAAAGAAGATGCATCAGATTCCCCAAATGGTCCTGT GTACACCTTTAGTTCAGTTGAATCTCAGATTAGAATTTTGGGTGACTATGCATTCATGTTACGGGACTATGAACTTGCACTGTCGAACTATCGCCTAATTTCCACTGATTATAAGCTAGACAAAGCCTGGAAGCGCTATGCTGGTGTGCAG GAGATGATGGGGCTTACGTATTTCTTGCTTGATCAATCAAGAAAAGAAGCTGAGTACTGCATGGAAAATGCATTTAATACTTATTTA AAACTTGGGTCAGCTGGTCAACAAAATGCTACCAGATGTGGTCTTTGGTGGGTAGAGATGCTGAAGACAAGAGATCAGATTAAAGAAGCTGCCACTGTTTATTTCCGCATTTGTAGTGAG GATCCTTTACATTCGGCTGTGATGCTTGAGCAAGCATCTTTTTGCTACTTGTTGTCAAAACCACCAATGCTGCATAAATATGGCTTTCATCTTGTTCTCTCTGGTGATcattataaaaaatgtgatCAGGTATCTCAATCCCTTAAGTATTGTGATAATGTACCAAATTCTCGCTCTTCTAATATTTTACAATGTTTTCATCTTCAGATTAAACACGCAATTCGCACATATAGAAGTGCTGTTTCTGTTTATAAAGGAACCACATGGAGCCTTATCAAAGATCATGTTCATTTCCACATTGGACA GTGGTACGCTTTTCTTGGCATGTATGATGTTGCTGTCACTCATATGTTGGAGCTCTTGGCCTGCAGTCATCAGTCAAAGACCACACAGGAGCTGTTTCTGAGAGATTTTCTTCAAATTGTTCAG AAAACTGGTAAGACATTTGAGGTATTGAAACTTCAGTTGCCTGCTATCAACATCTCATCACTTAAGGTCATTTTTGAAGATCATCGAACTTATGCATCTGCTGCAGCT GCTAGTGTCAAAGAAAGTGTATGGCATTCACTGGAGGAGGACATGATCCCATCACTGTCTACTGCCAAGTCCAACTGGCTGGAGTTACAATCAAAGCTTATGccgaaaaaatataaagaatcAAATATTTGTGTGGCGGGAG AAGCAATAAAAGTGGATGTTGAATTTAAAAACCCTCTGCAAATCTCTATCTCCATCTTAAGTGTTTCTTTGATATGTGAGCTTTCTGCAAATCTTGAAGAAATGAACTCTG ATGGAAATGGTTCAAATATTGAGCTCcagaatgatgaaaataaaacatcaACTTCCACTAG GGATATTGACTCATCTTCGATTTTGTCTGAGGTTGACTTGTCATTAGAAGGGGGTGAAACAACCTTG GTGCAACTAACAGTAACTCCAAGAGTAGAAGGCATTCTGAAAATTGTTGGTGTTAAATGGAAATTATCAAGTTCAGTAGTAggttttcataattttgaatCTAACTCGCTGAACAAAAATGTTGCAAAGGGAAGAAGGAAAGCTAAGTATTCTCCTGACAACTATTTGAAGTTTATAGTGATCAAG AGTCTACCGAAGCTTGAGGGTATAATTCATTCTTTACCAGAAAAAACATATGTGGGAGACTTACGGCATCTTGTGTTGGAATTAAGTAACCGATCAAAATTTCCTGTTAAG AACCTGAAGATGAAGATTAGCAATCCAAGATTTCTAAATGCTGGGAATCAGAGGGAGTTGAATGTTGAATTTCCTGCTTGCTTAGGAAAGAAGACAAATGTTGTGCAAAGTGGTGGGCATAGTAACATTAATAAAGTGCTGCAGAATGTGTTTCTCTTTCCTGAG AACATATCAGTGCAGGAGGAAACATCATTATCCTGGCCTCTTTGGTTTCGTGCTGCTGTTCCTGGAAATATTTCTTTGTATGTTACAATATATTACGAAATGGAAGATGTATCAAGCATCATGAAATATCGCACACTACGCATGCATTATAATTTGCAG GTTTCACCATCGTTGGATGTATCATTTGAACTTAGTCCTTGTCCATCAAGATTGCAAGAGTTCCTCTTGCGCATGGATGTTGTCAACAAGACCAGTTCTGAATGTTTCCAGGTTCATCAGCTGTCATCTGTTGGGAAGCAGTGGGAAATCTCATTGCTTCAACCTGTTGATAGCATCTTACCTTCACAATCTTTATTTGCTGGTCAAGCACTGTCATGTTTCTTCAAGCTTAAG GATCGCAGGAAGTCATCAACTTCCGAAGATAGCATTCCTTCTCCTTCCCTGCTCCTTCAAAGTGATGTAAGATTGGGCCCTCAGGGTAACAGTGAAGCCCTCTTTGATGTGTATAGTTCACCTTTGGCTGATTTCCACAATAGTGAAAGATTGCACCAGGGAATGCCACTTCAG GGTAATGAAtataaagttgattttgttttcatctcTCAACTGCTAAAGGGTAATATTGATTCTGGTGCTCCTAATACACCACTTCTCATTTCCCATCATGCTTGTCATTGCAG TCTTTCGAGCATGAGTTCAATATCATGGCTAGTGGATGGGCCTCAGACTGTACAACATAACTTCTCTGGTTCTCTATGTGAAGTAAATTTGAGGATGATGATAACCAACTCATCTGATGCTGTTGCATCTGTCCGTATCAGCACCTTTGATTCCCCTAGTAGCAGCATCCAATCAAGTGATGCTTCTGCACCTCAGCCAGGTCTACCCCCGGAAATCCAAGCAGGGTGGTGTGATATTCCAGTAGTGAATGATATGAAAGTCATCACATCTGATGCTCTTGCAACACGTTTTACTAAGTCTGTGTCCCTGGAAAGTGTCTCTCAGTTCATTTGGTCAGGGTCAAGCTCTACTAAACTCAGACTTCAACCTCGGTCGACAGCTGAAATTCCTCTTCAGATTAGTGTTTTTGCTCCTGGAATATATGATTTGTCAAACtatgttttgaattggaaTCTTATGCCCAGTAGTGAGGAAGAAAAGCAAGGAGAAGCGAGCAAGTCGTCAGGAGTGTGCCAAGGATATCCCTATTATCTTACTGTGGTCCAATCTACTTGA
- the LOC18598420 gene encoding trafficking protein particle complex subunit 8 isoform X4 codes for MIFSLFFNEELVRTLSFSDHEAFDHPVACLLVVSSRDEEPINRFVDLFNTNKLPSLLNDGAMDPKILKHYLLVHDNQDGASEKATKLLTEMKSTFGPNDCQLLCINSSQDRQIHHQENPWAPFKSDALPTENLGCFLNFDDFNEIKDLMQELSSKHIIPYMEQKIRVLNQQVSATRKGFRNQIKNLWWRKGKEDASDSPNGPVYTFSSVESQIRILGDYAFMLRDYELALSNYRLISTDYKLDKAWKRYAGVQEMMGLTYFLLDQSRKEAEYCMENAFNTYLKLGSAGQQNATRCGLWWVEMLKTRDQIKEAATVYFRICSEDPLHSAVMLEQASFCYLLSKPPMLHKYGFHLVLSGDHYKKCDQVSQSLKYCDNVPNSRSSNILQCFHLQIKHAIRTYRSAVSVYKGTTWSLIKDHVHFHIGQWYAFLGMYDVAVTHMLELLACSHQSKTTQELFLRDFLQIVQKTGKTFEVLKLQLPAINISSLKVIFEDHRTYASAAAASVKESVWHSLEEDMIPSLSTAKSNWLELQSKLMPKKYKESNICVAGEAIKVDVEFKNPLQISISILSVSLICELSANLEEMNSDGNGSNIELQNDENKTSTSTRDIDSSSILSEVDLSLEGGETTLVQLTVTPRVEGILKIVGVKWKLSSSVVGFHNFESNSLNKNVAKGRRKAKYSPDNYLKFIVIKSLPKLEGIIHSLPEKTYVGDLRHLVLELSNRSKFPVKNLKMKISNPRFLNAGNQRELNVEFPACLGKKTNVVQSGGHSNINKVLQNVFLFPENISVQEETSLSWPLWFRAAVPGNISLYVTIYYEMEDVSSIMKYRTLRMHYNLQVSPSLDVSFELSPCPSRLQEFLLRMDVVNKTSSECFQVHQLSSVGKQWEISLLQPVDSILPSQSLFAGQALSCFFKLKDRRKSSTSEDSIPSPSLLLQSDVRLGPQGNSEALFDVYSSPLADFHNSERLHQGMPLQGNEYKVDFVFISQLLKGNIDSGAPNTPLLISHHACHCSLSSMSSISWLVDGPQTVQHNFSGSLCEVNLRMMITNSSDAVASVRISTFDSPSSSIQSSDASAPQPGLPPEIQAGWCDIPVVNDMKVITSDALATRFTKSVSLESVSQFIWSGSSSTKLRLQPRSTAEIPLQISVFAPGIYDLSNYVLNWNLMPSSEEEKQGEASKSSGVCQGYPYYLTVVQST; via the exons ATGATCTTCTCTCTA TTTTTTAACGAAGAGCTTGTACGTACGTTGTCTTTTTCAGACCATGAAGCTTTTGATCATCCTGTGGCAT GCCTTTTGGTTGTTTCTTCTAGGGATGAGGAACCCATAAACAGATTTGTAGACCTTTTTAATACCAACAAATTACCCTCTCTTCTTAATGACGGTGCAATGGACCCAAAGATTTTGAAGCATTACTTACTGGTGCATGATAATCAAGATGGTGCTTCAGAGAA GGCTACTAAACTTTTGACTGAGATGAAAAGTACATTTGGCCCAAATGACTGTCAATTACTTTGTATTAATTCTTCTCAAGATAGGCAGATCCATCATCAGGAGAACCCTTGGGCTCCTTTT AAATCTGATGCTTTACCTACTGAAAATCTTGGTTGTTTCCTCAATTTTGATGACTTTAATGAG ATAAAAGATCTCATGCAAGAATTATCATCTAAACACATCATTCCTTACATGGAACAAAAGATACGTGTATTGAACCAACAG GTTTCTGCCACAAGGAAAGGTTTTAggaatcaaattaaaaacttatGGTGGAGGAAAGGGAAAGAAGATGCATCAGATTCCCCAAATGGTCCTGT GTACACCTTTAGTTCAGTTGAATCTCAGATTAGAATTTTGGGTGACTATGCATTCATGTTACGGGACTATGAACTTGCACTGTCGAACTATCGCCTAATTTCCACTGATTATAAGCTAGACAAAGCCTGGAAGCGCTATGCTGGTGTGCAG GAGATGATGGGGCTTACGTATTTCTTGCTTGATCAATCAAGAAAAGAAGCTGAGTACTGCATGGAAAATGCATTTAATACTTATTTA AAACTTGGGTCAGCTGGTCAACAAAATGCTACCAGATGTGGTCTTTGGTGGGTAGAGATGCTGAAGACAAGAGATCAGATTAAAGAAGCTGCCACTGTTTATTTCCGCATTTGTAGTGAG GATCCTTTACATTCGGCTGTGATGCTTGAGCAAGCATCTTTTTGCTACTTGTTGTCAAAACCACCAATGCTGCATAAATATGGCTTTCATCTTGTTCTCTCTGGTGATcattataaaaaatgtgatCAGGTATCTCAATCCCTTAAGTATTGTGATAATGTACCAAATTCTCGCTCTTCTAATATTTTACAATGTTTTCATCTTCAGATTAAACACGCAATTCGCACATATAGAAGTGCTGTTTCTGTTTATAAAGGAACCACATGGAGCCTTATCAAAGATCATGTTCATTTCCACATTGGACA GTGGTACGCTTTTCTTGGCATGTATGATGTTGCTGTCACTCATATGTTGGAGCTCTTGGCCTGCAGTCATCAGTCAAAGACCACACAGGAGCTGTTTCTGAGAGATTTTCTTCAAATTGTTCAG AAAACTGGTAAGACATTTGAGGTATTGAAACTTCAGTTGCCTGCTATCAACATCTCATCACTTAAGGTCATTTTTGAAGATCATCGAACTTATGCATCTGCTGCAGCT GCTAGTGTCAAAGAAAGTGTATGGCATTCACTGGAGGAGGACATGATCCCATCACTGTCTACTGCCAAGTCCAACTGGCTGGAGTTACAATCAAAGCTTATGccgaaaaaatataaagaatcAAATATTTGTGTGGCGGGAG AAGCAATAAAAGTGGATGTTGAATTTAAAAACCCTCTGCAAATCTCTATCTCCATCTTAAGTGTTTCTTTGATATGTGAGCTTTCTGCAAATCTTGAAGAAATGAACTCTG ATGGAAATGGTTCAAATATTGAGCTCcagaatgatgaaaataaaacatcaACTTCCACTAG GGATATTGACTCATCTTCGATTTTGTCTGAGGTTGACTTGTCATTAGAAGGGGGTGAAACAACCTTG GTGCAACTAACAGTAACTCCAAGAGTAGAAGGCATTCTGAAAATTGTTGGTGTTAAATGGAAATTATCAAGTTCAGTAGTAggttttcataattttgaatCTAACTCGCTGAACAAAAATGTTGCAAAGGGAAGAAGGAAAGCTAAGTATTCTCCTGACAACTATTTGAAGTTTATAGTGATCAAG AGTCTACCGAAGCTTGAGGGTATAATTCATTCTTTACCAGAAAAAACATATGTGGGAGACTTACGGCATCTTGTGTTGGAATTAAGTAACCGATCAAAATTTCCTGTTAAG AACCTGAAGATGAAGATTAGCAATCCAAGATTTCTAAATGCTGGGAATCAGAGGGAGTTGAATGTTGAATTTCCTGCTTGCTTAGGAAAGAAGACAAATGTTGTGCAAAGTGGTGGGCATAGTAACATTAATAAAGTGCTGCAGAATGTGTTTCTCTTTCCTGAG AACATATCAGTGCAGGAGGAAACATCATTATCCTGGCCTCTTTGGTTTCGTGCTGCTGTTCCTGGAAATATTTCTTTGTATGTTACAATATATTACGAAATGGAAGATGTATCAAGCATCATGAAATATCGCACACTACGCATGCATTATAATTTGCAG GTTTCACCATCGTTGGATGTATCATTTGAACTTAGTCCTTGTCCATCAAGATTGCAAGAGTTCCTCTTGCGCATGGATGTTGTCAACAAGACCAGTTCTGAATGTTTCCAGGTTCATCAGCTGTCATCTGTTGGGAAGCAGTGGGAAATCTCATTGCTTCAACCTGTTGATAGCATCTTACCTTCACAATCTTTATTTGCTGGTCAAGCACTGTCATGTTTCTTCAAGCTTAAG GATCGCAGGAAGTCATCAACTTCCGAAGATAGCATTCCTTCTCCTTCCCTGCTCCTTCAAAGTGATGTAAGATTGGGCCCTCAGGGTAACAGTGAAGCCCTCTTTGATGTGTATAGTTCACCTTTGGCTGATTTCCACAATAGTGAAAGATTGCACCAGGGAATGCCACTTCAG GGTAATGAAtataaagttgattttgttttcatctcTCAACTGCTAAAGGGTAATATTGATTCTGGTGCTCCTAATACACCACTTCTCATTTCCCATCATGCTTGTCATTGCAG TCTTTCGAGCATGAGTTCAATATCATGGCTAGTGGATGGGCCTCAGACTGTACAACATAACTTCTCTGGTTCTCTATGTGAAGTAAATTTGAGGATGATGATAACCAACTCATCTGATGCTGTTGCATCTGTCCGTATCAGCACCTTTGATTCCCCTAGTAGCAGCATCCAATCAAGTGATGCTTCTGCACCTCAGCCAGGTCTACCCCCGGAAATCCAAGCAGGGTGGTGTGATATTCCAGTAGTGAATGATATGAAAGTCATCACATCTGATGCTCTTGCAACACGTTTTACTAAGTCTGTGTCCCTGGAAAGTGTCTCTCAGTTCATTTGGTCAGGGTCAAGCTCTACTAAACTCAGACTTCAACCTCGGTCGACAGCTGAAATTCCTCTTCAGATTAGTGTTTTTGCTCCTGGAATATATGATTTGTCAAACtatgttttgaattggaaTCTTATGCCCAGTAGTGAGGAAGAAAAGCAAGGAGAAGCGAGCAAGTCGTCAGGAGTGTGCCAAGGATATCCCTATTATCTTACTGTGGTCCAATCTACTTGA